In Deltaproteobacteria bacterium, one DNA window encodes the following:
- a CDS encoding c-type cytochrome, translated as MADDHGQLSDHSYDGIEEYDNPQPGWWNWLFIVTIVFSIGYWIFYHMGGGGKSELDTYAASVKADEEKKAEVAQGAPKTEMSEESIFAMTTDAALMAQTKDIYLGKCLACHGPDGGGLIGPNFTDDYWIHGAKLTDLVKVITEGVPAKGMIPWKGQLNDNEIMQLAAYIRTLRGTKAATPKEPQGDLWTIDGIKAEKTGGAAPTGAAAPPAAPAPTPEAPAAPAPGQG; from the coding sequence ATGGCGGACGATCACGGGCAATTGTCGGATCACAGTTACGACGGGATCGAGGAGTACGACAACCCGCAGCCGGGTTGGTGGAACTGGCTGTTTATCGTCACCATCGTGTTCTCGATCGGCTACTGGATTTTCTACCACATGGGCGGCGGCGGGAAGTCGGAACTCGACACGTACGCGGCTTCGGTGAAGGCCGACGAAGAGAAGAAGGCCGAGGTCGCCCAAGGCGCGCCGAAGACGGAGATGAGCGAGGAGTCGATCTTCGCGATGACCACCGACGCGGCGCTGATGGCGCAAACGAAAGACATCTACCTCGGGAAATGCCTCGCGTGCCACGGACCCGACGGCGGCGGTCTGATCGGCCCGAACTTCACCGACGACTACTGGATTCACGGCGCGAAACTCACGGATCTCGTGAAAGTCATCACGGAAGGTGTTCCCGCCAAGGGGATGATCCCGTGGAAGGGACAGCTCAACGACAACGAGATCATGCAACTCGCCGCCTACATCCGGACTCTGCGTGGAACGAAGGCCGCAACGCCGAAAGAGCCACAGGGCGATCTTTGGACGATCGACGGGATCAAGGCCGAGAAGACCGGCGGCGCGGCGCCCACGGGAGCCGCCGCGCCTCCCGCCGCTCCCGCGCCCACGCCCGAGGCGCCTGCCGCTCCCGCGCCGGGGCAGGGCTGA
- a CDS encoding cbb3-type cytochrome c oxidase subunit 3, whose protein sequence is MSLSDIMGHMNLSHWAQIALVMFLVIFAGVTVYVFARRNKPEWDRARSLPLDDETQPTNTHSRNG, encoded by the coding sequence ATGAGCCTTTCGGACATCATGGGGCACATGAACCTGAGCCACTGGGCGCAGATCGCCCTCGTGATGTTCCTCGTCATCTTCGCGGGCGTGACGGTTTACGTCTTCGCCCGACGGAACAAGCCGGAGTGGGACCGGGCCCGGTCCCTTCCGCTGGACGACGAAACGCAACCCACGAATACGCACAGCCGAAACGGCTGA